In Miscanthus floridulus cultivar M001 unplaced genomic scaffold, ASM1932011v1 fs_675_4_5, whole genome shotgun sequence, the DNA window TGCTCAATCTTACACAGTTTAATTTGCACAGTGGATCAACCAAACAGACCTTAGCAGTGTTAGAAATTTGCAGCCAAGGTTTGCGGTTTATACCTGATGGTTGTACTCCTTCTCACTTGTGTGAGGTTtgatatgatatatatatatttctgacTTTATTATCAATATGTAATGTGCTACCAGGAGAGTACGTACACAAAATCAAGTTTTGGTTGAGATACGAGTTCCTCTTGAaacttaattttaaattttaaagaaTTTATATTGTTGTgctctaaggccttgtttagttcatcCGTGTAAAGTTTTTGGATATCACATCGGGTGTTATACGGGggtgttgcatggggtgttcggatactaatacaaaaacaaattacagaatccgtctgtaaaccgcgagacgaatttattaagcctaattaatctgtcattagcacatgtgttactgtagtactttattgtcaaattatggactaattaggcttaaaagattcgtctcgtaaaatgtgcaattagttatttttagtctatatttaatactctatgcaagtgtctaaatattcgatgtgacatgataTAAAATTTTTTTGAGGAACTAAGCAAACCTAAATCGACATGCCTTTGCAAAACTCATGCATACCACCTATTTTTTTGGAACTATTATGGGACCTGACTAGGCCTGGAGCCCTGGACATAACCTTTGATGTGATTTAACATGCTCTTTCTGGATCAATGACAGGTGCTCTGTTTTCGTTCGTAGGAGAGGTACGTTGTGTAAGCAATTAAGTATAGATCTCAAATTATTGAAACTTTTTGCGATGTCGATCTATCAGTGTATATGTAAATGAAGAACAGGTTATGTATTAGTATAATGTCCTCTAATTTATTTATTCCATGGCATGCATTGTACATTAACCACGCCATTTGGTCCAAGTAAGCAAGTACAACACCAAGAGAAAGAGACAACACGACGACAATAGCTAGTGAGTACAATCACCACACTAAGACGACGTACACACTTACATAGACGCATATGCATCTTTATTTATTCAATTCAAAACCAGACTATGCTGGCGACGTAGTAGAGTAGGCCCTATTATGGACATGGACGTAGTACTTATTAGCTACGATACGAGTCCATGCATCTTGATGTGGCTTCAGTTGTGGACCTCGGTGAACTCCGGGCGGTGCATGGGCTCCGGGATCTCGTCGGCGCGCGAGCAGCACCGTCAGCCGCCGTAGTACCCGCAGTTGCAGCATCCCCGCCGGCAGTagccgccgtggccgccgccaGGGTAGCCGCCCCCGCCCCGCCAGCCGCCGCCGGGGTAGCCGCCGTACGGGTAGCCGCCGCCACGGTAGTCCTGCACGTCAGCTTTGTTCTCGTCGTCCTTCCTCGGTTCTGCATGATCCAATCAATACGTAGTTACGTACACACATATAGTGCAAAGTTACAGTAAGTATATACCGCGAGCTACTTCGATTCATCAGCTTGCTTTGTTTTGCTTGAAAGCTGAAGCAGTGAAGCTAATTAAACTCACACGGGTTTGCTCGTTAGCTGCTGAGGCGACAAGGAAAACGGCGGCGAGCAGGAGAGCGAACACGAGGAGTCGCTTGGACGACGCCATGTTTATCTCTCTCTTTTCTCTGCAACTGCAATTGTACTGGATCAACTGCGAGTGTGTGATGAGAAGCTATGCATGCGAACCAAGCGTATTTATAGGCAGAACGAGGAGGCTGGATATGGCTACCGATCTTTCTGAGATCCATCGTCGTCGGCATGCAACTGTAGCAGGGCTACTAGGGGCCCATGGATAATTATAAGGgttcgcttgaatttatcagTCAAATCAGTCAGCCAGccagcagtgtttttctctcacaaaaaaacCAGCCACATCAGCCAGATTTCAGCCAAGCTAACGCTGGCTTCTATCGTGCTTGCAAGTAGCCCAGCCGCCAGTGGCTGCGTGATCTCTCTGCCCGTTGAAATCTTACATGCTCTCGGTGGGAAATATGCATGCAAGTTTGACTCGGAAGCATGCATGCGCACATGAACTATTAACACGTGTACGTGTAGCAAAAATTGTAAATATAATAGGTTATCGTACAGGCATGATGATACTATGCATGCATTTATATTATGTAATAAATATGTTCAACTCGACGAACTAGATAAGGGCGTCTACAATGGTTCTCAGATAGCTAGTCTAGAAAGAATTTTATTGGCTATCACGGAGAGAGATTAAACAGCTAGCGACTTCAGAACAACTAGTCTAGCACGATCTTTTAGAAACAACTATCTCACAGCTCGCACAACCCTCAAATGCGATGTTTTTCTTCTAGGCCTCATCTAGCCAGCCATTTGCATTTTGCCATTGAGAACACCCTGAGCTAGACAACAACTCTCCTCCATCAGTATAAGGCATGCATCGATAATCAGAAAAATAGTATCTAGACGGTTTTATCCACATAAGGTCAAATTCCATAGCATTGTGAGATGACTTTGTGGTCTAGTGGGAAGATAACCTGATTTCTTTCTTGTTTTGCCTCTCTAAAGCATTTCCACCAGAACCTCTTTCCCCTTTCCCCTTAAAATCAGGTATAGGGGATTGACAAAACTGAATTATAGAATTTAAGGATATGTGCTCCAACAGAGAGCATAGGACATTTATGGAGACATCATCTTGAACATGATTCTAGCAGAGATCAAAAGGTATGAGTGAAGACATGAAGCAAAATTTGTCATCTTGAAGAAAGAATTGAGTTCTATGCCCATTGGAGTTCTATATCACTGCCCTCGAAAGCAAAAACATGGTTACTACACTGGAGGTAATCACCATGATGAGTCAAATTTGGTTCCGAGAGAATGTTTTTTAGTATGCAAGCTTAACTAAAAACAAGGGGCATATGCTGACAACCAAAGTTGTGTCCAAAAAAGGTGGATCGTTCTAGGATGATATGGGAAAAATAGCCTAGCTGGGCTTGTTTTTGGTAACCTTTTCAAATGACAAGATGGATTTCACTGTTGCATTCCTTTTGACTAGGCGATTGAAATGCATATATAGAACTTCTAATTTGGAGTTTGGATGAGAAAACTATGGCTTCAGGAAGATACACCACCCAAAAACCGGCTAAGCCAGTTTTGGTATGCAAATCCGAGTTTAGAGTTGTATTTTGATGTGATTTGTAAGGGGTTTTGACCCCTTACAGGATAAGTTCACCCTACCATGTATAATTGTTTGTCTCTTGATCTGACGATCAAGGGTCGCACCCGAGGCTTGCTCACCGGGAAACTTGCCCACGTTCACGCCATGACGAGGGCCCCTACCTGATGAGTGCTTtgattattcctttgctagtttgctcaAAAACTAGCTGTTATCTATCAAGTAAAGCATGATAGTTATCCTTGCGGTTTTGATCATAAATCTAGTCATCATTCATCGTGGAAGGGCGATAGTTATGTACCTTTTCCTGGGCAAAACCCAATAAAATTGGTGTGATAGTTATGTACATTTTTCTAGGCAAAACCCAATGAAAATGGCTAGGCCGATTCCTAGAATCGGCTAGGCCGGTTTTAGTAGGATCATGCCATCTCATTCTATTTATAATCCGAGCGTTCTAGCTCTTTGTAGTATGGGACCATACTCGTGTCAACAGTAAGTTTTAGGAAAATGCTTATTCAATGCCCCCTCATGGCCATATCAGTTGGTTGGCAAGAGTATTTGGAGAAGACATAGCAGTACTCAATTCAAGCCCAAGCCCAAAGGCGCAAGGGCAAGGATTTCGACATCCAGCTTGTTTGTCATGATTCGACATTACCCATCCAATATTTGATCGGCAGTCAAGGAATGAAGTTTGATGCTTGTGAGTTGTTTTAGGTGCCCTTGCTATTTTGcattttcttcctttttttgcATGGGACAACAGACTTTGAAGAATTATCAGGATCCTCGATCGCTTTCTATTATGTTTTTTTATAAAACATACGGATACCAACCAAAAATGAAAAGAGGAGGAGAAATTCTAATTCCACTACGTTTTCTATCTTACTAAACTCTCAGATCTTTTGGACCGTATATAGATGAGAGTCCTACATTGTAATCATTAATATTCAAAGAAATAGTTCCCTACTTTGTGCCTTTGCATTCTTCTACTTGCATCAACTTGATCATGATAGATGGAGAGACGAGAGAGAAAGGTTTTAACCATTGGTGATGTGTTTTTACAACAACAATGATAAAAAGGAACGATGCTTtatgaaaaaataaaataagaaaGAACGATAGTCTCCTTGtggtgtgtgtgtctatatatatatatatatatatatatatatatatatatatataatatatttattCCATGATGAGATGCATGATAGAAGAGTACATTACATCGATCAGCCGCGCAAATCGATGTTTCCAACTACGCACACGAGTGTGCACCACCTTCTTATTTTTAttccattcattcattcatgacGACGATGGAAACTTTTATTGATTACGCAGGACGAACGTACTATATATACGTGTGCCTGCTGCCCATCGCCGGACATAGTAcgtagcagcaactcatcagttATGGACCTCGACGAGCTCAGGGCGGTACATGGGCTCCGGTATCTGGTCAGGGTGAGAGCAGCACCGGCAGCCGCCATGGTACCCGCGGTTGCAGCAACCCCACCGGCAGTGGCCGCCAgggtagccgccgccgccgccgccgccaccagggTAGCCGCCACCGCCGTGCCAGTCCTGGACCTCCGCCTTCTTCTCCTCTTTGGCCTCTGCTACAGCCCAACACATAGTACAGATAATTAGTATTTGGGTGGAAGTTAATTATTAGTATTAGCTACAGTGCACGCATGAAATTGAATGAACTCACGGGCTTGTTGGAACCGCTGCTCCGGCGAGGAGCACGGCGACGGCGCAACATCGGCAGGTGGTGACCACGCACACTAAAACCCTATCGAGAGCACGAGAGAGAGACAGCTCGAGGAAGAGGATGAACACAGGGGATTTCCACACTGCGACGCGCAGCGCTCATGGATGCATTGATCGGTCTTATGGATACACGGCTTTCGCCCCCCCACCCCGTCACGGTTCCACGACTGCACGGCTCACCATTATTCTCGGCGTCTGTGCGACATGCATAGACCGCGGCCATGACGGGGCGACTCCTTCTTCTGCGGCTAGGACGCGATCGTGCACATCTGCAACCCGTCCTAGTTCTACGCTTACACAACGTGATGACTGTTACATCAAACAAACAACTAATGTCACGCCTAATGCATCTACTTAACTGAACATGCCTGAACACAACTCTGGCAACGATTACTGAATGGTGCTGATCAACAAATCACCCCCTTAATCTTGTCAGACTTTAACTATGCCCAACTGCCTTCTCATCTCTGCAAACCTGATCCTGCCCAAAGGTTTTGTCAGAATGTCAGCTAGTTGATCATCTTGTGCTCACATGTTCTAGCTGAACCACACCATCAGAGACACATTCCCTGATAAAGTGATATCTTGTATCAATGTGCTTAGTCCTCTCATGATAGACTGGATTCCTGCTCAATTCTTCTGCAGACTTGCTATCAATGAACATCTTGAAGCTTTTCACTTCAGTGCAAGTGAGATCAGCCAGCAGCCTGCTTAACCACACACCCTGACATGCCCCAGTAGCAGCAGCAATGTATTCTGATTCACAGGACGACAGAGATACTACCCTTTGCTTCTGTGAGCTCCAAGTGACAAGATTGTCACCCAGGAGGAAAACAGTGCCTGTAGTACTTTTCCTCTTTTCTATGTCTCCTGCATGATCACTGTCAGTGTAGCCAAACAGCTCTGAACTTTTCCCTTTGACAAACCTGCAGCCAAGCTCTGCAGTTCCTGCAACATATCTGACAATGCGTTTGATTGTTGTCCAATGTTCAGAATTGTGTTTCTCCATGAACCTGCTCACCATCCCAACAGAGAATGCCAGGTCAGGTCTTGAGTTCACCAAGTATCTGAGACTGCCAACAATGCTTCTGTACTTTGTTGCATTTGAAACCAGCTCTGACTTGCCAGGCAACACCTTGATGTGCTGTTCCATTGGAGTGTCAACTGGGTTGCATCCTTTCATACCAGCTATCTCAACTATCTTCTGGGCATAAGCACTTTGACATATTTTTATTTCTCCTGGCTTCTGCTTCACCTCCAGTCCTAAATAGTAACTGAGTAAGCCAAGATCACTCATGTTGAAGCTATTCATCATCTGCTGCTTGAATGTAGCAATCATGTTGTTATCTGGCCCACAGATGATCAGGTCATCCGCATACACTCCCACCAGTAGTAGTGACCTTCCAGTACCTCTCCTGTATACTGCATTTTCTTCAACACTTCTGATGAACCCCAGCTTGTACAATTCTTGATCAAGTCTGGCATTCCAAGCTCTTAGAGCCTGCTTGAggccatacaatgcttttttCAACTTCAGAACCTTGCCATGGGACTTTGGATCAGAGTAACACATACACTTCTTCTTGAAGCTCTCCATTCAAAAATGCAGATTTAACATCCATGTGGTGAACCTCCCATTCTCCCTGAGCTGCTAAAGCCAGTAAAATTCTCACTGTCTCCAGCCTTGCCACAGGTGCAAAGACCTCATCAAAGTCCACCCCCTGGATTTGTGCATAACCTTTTGCTACAAGCCTTGCTTTGTGTTTCACAATTTTCCCATCAGGATCTCTCTTAACCTTGAAAACCCATTTTAAGCCAATTGCTTTATGGTCCTTTGGCAGGTCTGACAGAACCCATGTCTTGTTCTGAATGATGGACTGCATTTCTGCATCCATTGCTTGTGTTCCAGCAGTGTTCCTCAAGAGCTTGCTCAACATTTGCTGGTTCATCTGCTGCCAGCATACACACTCCACTATACTCAAAATCAATGATTACATCAGTAGAATCAAGCAAATCTATCATGGTTTTGTACCTGACAGGTCCACTGTctgagctgctgctgctacttgCAACTTCTGCTGATGATCGCTCCCCCCCATGATTTTGGAGCTGAGCTGAGAGTGGAGTGTGAGGAGATGGTGGTATGGGACTGTCAAAACCACCATGATCTATTGGATGATTGTCTGGATTCTGCTGCACATCTTGTTCTGCAGGTTCATGCACAGCTTCTGCATCTGCACCTATTGTCGGATTTCTGTCAGGTAGTTCAAACTCGACAGTGAAGATGTCTGACTACTGTGCTGTATGCCCATCTGCATTGGTCCAATCCCATGGGTTCTGTCAGACCTACCAAAGGATCATAAAGCAATTGCGGCACCGTCCTTTGCGCCTTGGAGTGCCTTCAGAGGTGAGCCCATACTTGGCTCCCTCCTGCCCGTCGTCAGAACGCGCCACGGCCTTGCCTTTGTGGTGACCACCGCGACCGCCATGGCCACTGTGACCGCCACTTGATCCGCCTCCGCCTTCTTTTGGACCTTGTTGGAAGCGGTGCTTGTGCTTCTCCAACCAGTCCTCCTCGGCCATCATGAGGCGACCCATCTTGTCCGTGGTCTGTTCGATCTTGTCGTCGAGGCGCTTCTCCGCCGCGCGCAGCCGCCCCACCAGCTCTTCGACCGTCATCTTCTTCATGTCGCAGAACATTTCGATGGAGACAACCACGGGGCTGAAACGTGAAGGGACCACACGCAAAAATTTCTTGATTACGCGTGAGTCCTCCACATTTCCCCCCATGGTCTTGAGCTCGGCGGCGAGGTTGGAGATTCGCATGCTGAATTCATCAATTGTCTCACCATCTTTGAACGAGATGTTCTCGAATTCGCGCAGCAACCTCTGGGCTTTCACCTCCTTCACTTGATCAGCGCCGAGCCGCATCGTCTCGACCGCCTCCCAAGCCTCCTTCACCGTCTTCTTGCGCCCCAGCATCTGCCACATATCGCGCGGCACAGATCGTAGGAGCGCCGCCATGGCCTGACGATCATGGGCACGTTTCACGTTGGTGCCTGGATCGATCGCATGccagatctccaacgcctccaaattGCATTGCATGATCATCACCCACTCGGCGTAGTTCGCTCGATCCAGCATAGGCCAGACCAGTGAACTCTCCTTGACGCCGGATCCGGAGCTTGCCGACGCGTCGCCCATCTTCTCCGCTTCCGATCTCTTCGGGATCACTCTCACCTTCTTCGGTCGTTCACGCGGTGGACTGATCGATCCACCAACGTTCAtgaaccggctctgataccagagtGTTGGAACCGCTGCTCCGGCGAGGAGCACGGCGACGGCGCGACACCGGCAGGTGGTGACCGCGCACACTAAAACCCTATCGAGAGCACGAGAGAGAGACAGCTCGAGGAAGAGGATGAACACAGGGGATTTTCACACTACGACGCGCAGCGCTCATGGATGCATTGATCGGTCTTATGGATACACGGCTTTCGCCCCCACCCCGTCACGGTTCCACGACTGCACGGCTCACCGTTATTCTCGGCGTCCGTGCGACATGCATAGACCGTGGCCATGACGGGGTGACTCCTTCTGCGGCTAGGACGCGATCGTGCACATCTGCAACCCGTCCTAGTTCTACGCTTACACAACGTGATGGCTGTTACATCAAACAAACAACTAATGTCACGCCTAATGCATCTACTTAACTGAACATGCCTGAACACAACTCTGACAACGATTACTGAACGGTGCTGATCAACAGCCTACACGCAGGAAGAGTTCGAGTTCTACCTCTCCGACTTGGAGGCGCGCCTCCTCCTCACTAACGCCGAGGGCAACGCGGCGGCGAAGGCGGCGGCCGCCAAGCTCGGGCTcgtccacgccgccgccaccctccACGACGCGGCCGGGCCGGTCCACCTCGCCAGCCTCCCGGCCCTGGCGAACGAGAACGGAACCAAGACCAACGGGTCGCAACACGGCGGCGACAACGACCCGTCGGACGTGGCGCTGTTCCTGCCCACCTCCGGCACGACGAGCCGTCCCAAGGGCGACCCGCTGACGCAGCGCAACCTGGCGGCGTCGGTGCGGAACATCCGGTCGGTGTACCGCCTCACCGAGTCCGACGCCACGGTGGTGGTGCTGCCGCTGTTccacgtgcacgggctcctgTGCGCGCTGCTGAGCTCGCTGGCGTCGGGCGCGTCCGTATCCCTCCCGGCGGCGGGGCGGTTCTCGGCGTCCACGTTCTGGGCCAACATGCGCGCGTCGGGCGCCACGTGGTACACGGCGGTGCCGACGATCCACCAGATCATCCTGGACCGCCACACGTTGCGGCCGGAGGAGTACCCGGCACTGCGGTTCGTCCGCAGCTGCAGCGCGTCGCTGGCGCCGGCGATCCTGGAGCGGCTGGAGGCGGCGTTCGGCGCGCCGGTGCTGGAGGCGTACGCGATGACGGAGGCGTCGCACCTGATGACGTCCAACCCGCTGCCGGAGGACGGGGCCCGGAAGCCCGGGTCCGTGGGGCGCGCCGTCGGGCAGGAGCTGGCGGTGCTGGACGAGGAAGGGGCTCGCGTGGCGGCGGGGTGCCCCGGCGAGGTGTGCGTCCGCGGGGACAACGTGACGGCCGGGTACAAGGGGAACCCGGAGGCGAACGAGGCAGCGTTCCGGTTCGGGTGGTTCCACACGGGGGACATCGGCGTGGTGGACGAGGAGGGCTACGTCCGGCTGGTGGGGCGGATCAAGGAGCTCATCAACCGCGGCGGGGAGAAGATCTCGCCCATCGAGGTGGACGCCGTGCTGCTGGGCGCCCCCGGCGTGGCGCAGGCCGTGTCGTTCGGGGTGCCCGACGACAAGTACGGGGAGGAGATCAACTGCGCGGTGATCCCGCGGGACGGGTCGGCGCTGCGGGAGGACGAGATGCTGGCGTACTGCCGGAGGAACCTGGCGTCGTTCAAGGTGCCCAAGAAGGTATTCATCACCGACGACCTCCCCAAGACGGCCACCGGCAAGATCCAGCGCCGCATCGTGGCGCAGCACTTCGTGCAGCCGGCCAGTGcctgatcgatcgatcgatcgatgatCCTTTTCGTGTTGCTGCACTCCTGTGTCGTCTGATTGGGATTTCACTACAGGCTACACTGGCTAGCAGTTCGCCGGTGTTGCCGCATTGTTGCGAGGTGGACATGGCCTGGAATGAACCTGAATAAACAACGCAAGCAAGCATCCTCTCTCTATCGATCGTGTCGTCGTCGCGTGGTTTTTGTTGTTTCTGGTGTGCGTGCGTGTCGGCTCATCTCCTGTTATTTACCGGATGGCATGGCGCCAACAATCGGCGGCAAGTGTCAGGTCAGGCGTGCatcgattttttttttcttttttttcttttaccgGGTGATTTGGTCCCGTGGTAACGTGGCATATTCTGGAGTGTGCCAACCACACCTCCTAGAAAGATGGAGTACAATTCTAAGGAAGATTATTTTAAATTTGACTAAACAAACTCGTATATTCTATAATAGGATAAAATAGCGTGATTGATAAATTTGTaaataaatttaattaaatctaaaatACTAGGTTGAAGTAGGTCATCATCAAACTCACTAACTCAGCAAATTGTTGTATCCTTTTGTGTGTGGAATAAAAAGTTAGCAGCGACAGAATAGGCATGATGGGATGTCGTGTCGTCATGTTTGGGATCTCTCGTCAGGGCACACGACGACCTTGACGTCTCAGCGGTAAAAAAGAACGGAACGTGTGTTTTGGGCGGTTTGGCCGTGTTTGTCTTTGTGTGGTGTCGTCGCTCCAACAGCTCTTGACAGTGACTCGTGATTAATCAGACAGACGTAGTAGTACAGTCAATCAATCAACCGCGAGGGAACCGAACGAATATTCGAGGAACCCGTGATTATGTACTAGTATGCGTTTCCGGTGTCCGGAAGACCGGAACTCATGATGGGCATACGTGGTTCGATGGAATCCAGGAAAGACGTTGTTGCTTTCTTAAAAGCGGAGGTAAAAAACTCTTAAAAAAAACAGGAAATTACTAAACTGTCCGTAGATGAGATGGAGTCAATCTGAATCTGACCGAGACTTCTACAGTATATTTGTACAGTAAAATCTAGGCAACGGCCTACGAGTCCGCCGATCGGCAGTTTGTCACCGTCCCGGTTCCCGTCGTCCAACACGATGCTTGCTGTCCCTGTCCTAGTCAAAAGCTTTTCGTTCGCTAGCGCGACTAGGCACGAGCGGAGCACAGCCGCACAAGCGCACCTCGGCCCGTCGGCGTCCGCCGGATCCTCCGGTCCGGCGTGGTGGCCCAAGAAGGCGCCCGTGGCCCGCGCAAGACTCCGACTGCGACGTGTGCGTGTTTTTTCCTGAGTTTCCACGGGGCTACTCGCGTGCGTCTTTTCCACACTACATTTTTCCGCACGCGGGGAGGCGACGCcaggcacaggcacag includes these proteins:
- the LOC136532646 gene encoding probable CoA ligase CCL9 — encoded protein: MDALIAYTQEEFEFYLSDLEARLLLTNAEGNAAAKAAAAKLGLVHAAATLHDAAGPVHLASLPALANENGTKTNGSQHGGDNDPSDVALFLPTSGTTSRPKGDPLTQRNLAASVRNIRSVYRLTESDATVVVLPLFHVHGLLCALLSSLASGASVSLPAAGRFSASTFWANMRASGATWYTAVPTIHQIILDRHTLRPEEYPALRFVRSCSASLAPAILERLEAAFGAPVLEAYAMTEASHLMTSNPLPEDGARKPGSVGRAVGQELAVLDEEGARVAAGCPGEVCVRGDNVTAGYKGNPEANEAAFRFGWFHTGDIGVVDEEGYVRLVGRIKELINRGGEKISPIEVDAVLLGAPGVAQAVSFGVPDDKYGEEINCAVIPRDGSALREDEMLAYCRRNLASFKVPKKVFITDDLPKTATGKIQRRIVAQHFVQPASA